From Malus sylvestris chromosome 1, drMalSylv7.2, whole genome shotgun sequence:
CGAGCAATCTGTTGTGCACATCGATATTATCATGTATCTCTTCAAGTATGCTTTTCACCTCTTGGCTGAACATTTGTTCAAACTGCTGGGACTGTTCTTCAAATCGCCGCCGaagaaaatatttaaatgaTGGATCAGAGGCCTCATCATTGTCGTTGTCATAAGCCTCTACCAGTCCTTCAACAAAAACgacttttgtcatttttgtggGGATTTCTGCATCATAAGTTTGACCGTCGAGATTTACATCATTTTCTCAGAGTGTTGTACTTGAGACTTCATGTGTTACGGCAGTAGGTGttgctaactacgtcattcagtTGTGCAcagggcatgccaactcgtcagcAGAGTTCGGCTGGGAAGTAAAATATGGTGATGTAGCGTTGGGCGAGCTGCTGACTTCCTGATCTTGTGACTGCGGTCGAGGAAGAAACACATCTCAACCTCCGGGTTCTAAAGCCtaaagacaaggttgctagtttcttcgaagttcacaaatcgtcagcGCCAAGTTTGGTCTCGGTAATTACATTCGTGAGAGTATAAGTACACCGAACTGGCACCAGAttgtacaaacacaaatactcGAAAGAGATAAATTTATTGATTGTAAATGTGGTTTGGTCGTCAGAATACCGAACTCTAAAATGTACTTGcaaatatccaatcataaaactcggctttcaatgtgccaagcctagtaacctggtaacacctcacttcactgaGAAAGCTGATGaaatgacctctaccaacaaggactcgGAAATCCTtgttgaccgagacttggataaataaccaatcGATCTCgaagcagtgttgtttatccaaactgaatgtgCTCTTTGGTGGACTGATTATATGGctccagtgttgtttatccaaaatgAAGATGTCGCTGATTGCCTTCATAGTGCTGtatatccaaactgaagatgtgttgatgagaagaaagagaaagggaaaaaaaatctcaaggttgttgagaagctttgcGCAGAGTAATTTGTGTAAGGATTTGAAGggctttgaatgatgcactcctttctctatttatagcaacgaaCCCCCCTCATGGTCGAACTAAAAATGTACtcggattagaactcttcaaccCAAACTGATTAGGTTTCAGCCAATCCTAACCCCTATAGGACTTTGAACCAAGTTCCTTAACGAACTAGATTCATCCCTAATTCTAAGCATCTTCAGCTTTTAAGACTCCTTGTTGCACTAGGGTTCGACTACCTCACCCTTATCTAAACCAATCCTTCTAGCAAGAGAATTCGACAGACCTTGACTAGACAGCTCATGACAAAATTTTAGATGAATGTTACTAGGCCGAGAACAACTCTAAGCTCGGCCCCAaaaattattttgggcccaaacaggtacagtttatattcaattttaaataaaaaaaattacaataatttattatcgcacgatgtacgataaacgaatgTGATTTAAGAATTCCCGAAAtcttcacaaagagaatccatcGGATCCTCACTCCACACGTACCTTCCTGTACCACTGTAACTTTGGAGGTTTTTCCTCTCTTTCAATATATCTTGGTACTCTTCGACCATAAAaaaaaggacaaggattgtctgccttccCACTTCTGGTgccttcccgtgccctcctgttttgtatggtcacggttaaaccacgtcaacattttatattttttttatagagataataagataaaaatgaatagtaatataaaatattaacgtgcattaaccgtgaccacacaaacagaggGCACGAGAGGACACCAGAAGTGGAATGACCTGGCAACTTCTGTCCATTTAAATAGCAtagaaccaaggaagaaaatatcgataatatcggcgaaatatcgccgatattatcgtttttttggagatccgaaatttttttaaccATCCAAATGATTTtcatcaaaatatcgcgatattttcgatattatcaataatatcacGACATAATACTAAAATATACTTAAATATGTTGATAAAACTCAACACATACTTCACTTGATCATAGCCCAAAGGCCGAACAAGCTTGGATTTTCTAGCAGGGGGGATGTGGGTTTTATAGGAAAATttgcttgctcactgccctcacatgggcgatgtgggactcgccCAGTGGGAGAGAAAATCAGAATTTTCGGTCGAAAAtttacacccactttaaacagccataactttgtcaaaactcaacgtaatcaagcaagacaaaaacgaaagttgtagccctcgaagagacgaagagaatggtacctcacacgacgtctgaatcgtcgtggtttggccggaaaattcctcgaaagtcactgaggtcgccggaaactgggtaagattcaaatgagtataactttttcaatactcaacgaaattgagtgaaacaaaaaggaaagttgtactaatcgatgagacgaagagattgatatctTGAACGCCagccaactcgccgtggtttggccggaaattgtctcgaaagccactgaggtcgccggaaactgggtaagattcaaatgagtataactttttcaataagcaacgaaattgagtgaaacaaaaaggaaagttgtagccctcgaagagacgaagagaatggtacctcacacgacgtctgactcgttgtgttttggccggaaatttcctctaaagccactgaggtcgccggaaactgggtaagattcaaattagtataactttttcaatactcaacgaaattgagtgaaacgaaaaggaaagttgtactactcgacgagacgaagagattgataccttgcacgccggccaaaattcaattgacacactcctggcttccaaaattcaattcttttactttatataaacttgaaaaaacataatcggcatccaaattaaagtttagtcttattcaatgtattgattttcaatcgttaattgatatactataatttggaacttcaacgcctagacgcatgcttatgtgtaagaaatttaaagtgtcaaattcggcacattattcttcatcattttattcacttcctttttttttttttttaatatcctaaataaaacctccaaatattgtactaattaattatatataaatgattatggtgtgtttaaacttctttcattaattactacatattttctacactcacaatgtttgccagctcgctatataatcaacttaaatcagttaaatccatcatgcaatgcatttccttccaattttttgtgataaactaatagataattgactaaataaacatcctacaaagtttcattaaaaatttccaagtttttcttacaatttccgtggtttccatgtaatttttatcgatatcgatattatcccgatatttccatcgatatttccgtgttttcggactaccgatatttccgatattaccgatattttcttccttgcatAGAACCACGTGAAATCACATTCAACTCATAGTTTTTTTATTCAAAccattttaagaaaaaaattaaagcccGAAAGACTTTAAACCTTCAGTCTCagacttcaattcatccaaCCCAATCTCATTTCACCATACCATATTCCAATTTCCTAATTAGTTATCCTCACCCCCCACCCAATCGTACCAATTCTTCtaaattgcaaaatattagtgatcttaaaaaaaatatgaaaaaggtcGCATCGAGTATTTTAATATGTACATTTATTTAGAGTGCGGATATACTCATccgtttcttttatttctccacctactttttaataaaaaggtTATTCAGAGATTTACACCTAGAAGCTGTGTTGATTTTTAATGTTCCAACTTCCAATGAACTACGTTGCTCTCTCCGGCTCCTTTTCTTTCTCTACACCCTCACAATATAtcctcattttcttgttttttcttttttaattttttgttattctTGTTAGTCACCAgatttgttaattttggaatTTTAGTTATTAGGTTAtttttgggagcagcctctccataaatgggggtaaggctagccgacattcacctctcccagaccctgcgtaaagcgggagccttgtgcactgggtacgacatttttttagttattaggttatttttaaataatatcttaggttatttttaaattttttttattggatatAATTGTGATTCCTTACTTGACTAAGTTGACATTCAATTAAGAGAGtattaaagataaaatttagtaattaattatatttttaatgtgtGATTTTTCTCCTTATCATGGACATGAGAGCTTGATAAGGTTGTATTCAGTTGCTCAGGTCTTTAGACCATCTCTAAAAAAGATGtcaaatttttaaacaaaaatttaaatctaaaagcATATGTGGCACATtgattttttgtaaattttgttctCCAACCATATGTCAAATTTAAACTATTATTAATTCTGTTATTTACTTTTCATAATTGTATTTGTaattttgaaagaaaagataatacaaaaattataaaaaccctTTATTATCCACTAAAAATAGATTTGAAGCTCCTGTCAAATTTGATAGCAACTTCATCTGTTGTCATTCCATGTCATTCCATATAGGAATTGACATTTTGGTTGGAAAACActagtgttgtttcttttcttttttttaccattattgttaatgtgaaatttttgacatctcctttggagatacTCTCAGAGATGTTGAACTACAAGTGGATTAAATGTGGACCTTACCAATTTAATAAGgatatttttgtcttttttcgaaaaaaaaaattcacgtgTTAGCTCCAgaatttttcaaattattttttgctctcCTATTAGTACCCGAGTTGTcctaccaaataaaaaatatatatatacctttgAAATTAGCAAGCCTTTCGTAGTGTAGTTATGGTGGTAGATAGAAGGTCGTTATAATGCTAGCTAAAAAAATAGTCAAAAATAGAGCGCCGGGAAGAGAAAGACGTCTTTGGACTTGATTAATAATGTGGAGAAAGTAGTTAAAAGTCTGGTGGGGAGACTAATGAACATAATAATTATGTATATTAGATGACAATGGTcaattgaatgaaataatggttttgaaatttcattcagGTAGGAACCAGCGACCACCATATTTGACATTTCTTAAAAGAGACATCATGCCAGCACAAAATCAATCATTTTCGGAATGAATTCCGTCATGTTAGGCATGCTTCCGATTGGATAATTGATTCAAACCCGAGCTATTGCAAACATGGTGTGCAATTGTCCGAATTAAAGTACCACGAACAATGGCATGAATTTGAGAAGAACTTCAATGTGACACTACAAGAAATATATATTCACTAGGTACAGATGTGGAAGTGTCTCTACTTTTCTTTGCAGAGACAGAAAACTTGTCTACTTAACTAATAGAGACAATGCATCTACAAATTAGTGATCTGTTTGTTTCATTGGTGTAGCTATTGATGATTCGAGACACAACTAAGATTCGTCCCTTAAATTTTTCTGAATATTATAGTTAGACTTTGGCACAGGTCTCGATGCTTGATGTTGCACCTTTGCAGGAGGTTTGTAACTTAATTAGTTAGTTCAGAGCAATTATTGTAGCATGATTCAATCGCCCCCTTCGCATTTTACACATTTGAAAATATGGTTCCTCAATAGGATGGCAATACTAGAAATTTGATCAACCGTTATGGATTCGGTCGTGGCTATTGATGTTATTGGCTGAGTAACCATTGAaaggcttcttttttttttacttttttttttgaaagaaataaaCTAAATTAAACAATAGAGTCACAAGGGTCTTCCGTACATAAAGTATCACACATCAACGCATGTCTAGCAGGAGACGGAGAAGTACAAACCCAAAATATATCATAAGGATATAGTGACAATAATTGGCCAAAGACAATTCCATTATACACATGAAATCATTTGAATGATAAATCATATCATACTTAGAGAGATCATCTTACATAAGTTTTTTCCCATGCATTTTGGGTCTATGAAGTGCCACAACCATTTTAATCTTTTCCACACTtaaaaatagaacaagataAATATTTTCATCTGAGATTATGGCGCAGCCTCAAATGTAGCAGCTTCTTCGTACACTTAATTATGTGTGAACTTCAATTCATGTTGTTGTTTGGAAGTCAACATTCAGCAGCTTCGGATATTTTGGGTAGGCAAAAAACAAGTCTCTTGACTTTAATGTCAAAAAACTGGAGAAAAAACAATTAAGTCCACGTACACACTTCCTTAGTTCCACTACCATAACACTATAAAATACACCACATTAGCATCCACTTGCAAACCTCGGCTTTCCTTAACCCTTCTCTTCTTCATCTCTATAATTCTCAACCCCTCTCTCAGTTAGCCATGGTGGACGGGGAGCAAGTCAGACCGCTAGCCCCTGCCGCTATCCACCCAAGCAGCGACGCCGATGAGGCTGCTTTTCACTTGAAAAAAGTTAGACGAAGAAAGTTCATCAAGTGCTGCGGCTGCATAACAGCTGTGATCTTAATCCAAGCCGTTGTGATCATAATATTAGCTTTCACTGTGTTCCGTGTGAAGGAGCCAAAGATCAAGATGAATAAGATCACGATTACAAGGCTGGAGTTGATCAACAACAACACAGCCCCTAAGCCAGGCTCAAACCTGTCACTAATAGCCGATGTGTCGGTGAAAAATCCCAACTTCGCCTCGTTCAAGTATACCAACACCACCACGACCTTGTATTATCACGGCGTGGTGGTGGGGGAGGCTCATGGCGCACCTGGTCATGCTAAGGCTCGACGGACCatgaggatgaatatcacgGTTGATATGATCACAGACCGGCTCACGTCCGACCCCAACTTGAGGGCGGATTTCAATTCTGGGTTGATGACCATGAGTAGCTATTCTAGAATTCCAGGAAGGGTGAAGATGTTGAATATTATCAAGAAACATGTGATTGTGAAAATGAATTGTACTATGACTGTTAATATTTCCA
This genomic window contains:
- the LOC126613885 gene encoding late embryogenesis abundant protein At1g64065 produces the protein MVDGEQVRPLAPAAIHPSSDADEAAFHLKKVRRRKFIKCCGCITAVILIQAVVIIILAFTVFRVKEPKIKMNKITITRLELINNNTAPKPGSNLSLIADVSVKNPNFASFKYTNTTTTLYYHGVVVGEAHGAPGHAKARRTMRMNITVDMITDRLTSDPNLRADFNSGLMTMSSYSRIPGRVKMLNIIKKHVIVKMNCTMTVNISSQAIQEQKCKRKVKL